TTGATCGAGGGAGGAAGGTTTCGTAGCCGAATTTTGAGTGAAATTGTCCGAGTCATGTCTCGGATCCCCATTTCCAACATACTCGTCGCCGAAAAATCCTTGCAACTTCTTTTTGAAAAGCGCACCGGCACTAGACTTGGAACCTTGGCTACTGACAGTCATGGCGCTGGCGACTGAAGGCCTTCGGTGATCACCGTTGTAGTCTAACTCTAGAGGTTCGCTCGCATATGTCTGGGCCGTTCCTGGACGGAATAAGTTGGATGCGGGAGACGCCTCCTGCTCCGAATAGTCGTTGAAGAAGGTTGACGGACCATCATTAGGTGCTACcgtaggagaagaagcaagcgagGGTTCTGCGTCGTGTTGGGAACTGTCCGGTGGATTAAGATTTAGTTGTGGCGGCCGATTGTTCGAGTTTGCAGTTGGTGAAGTGCCGGGATCCTCAGTTCCCAGCAAATTCATGGCCTTTCTGTGACTGCCAAATTGAGGAGGTTTACGTTGGTCTTTTGGGGCGAAATCTGAGCCCCAAGAAAAGATGGAAGAATATAGGTCACTCGGATCTTTTATTGTTGGTGATGTGCAAGTCTGTGCATCTGGCCTGGTAGTAAGTCAGTAAACTGTAACCAGAATTGAAAGTCATCATGAGCCCATCGCTTTCTGTAGCTTTCAATCATCCCATCAGATAGCGCTATGCGTGCAGTGACTGAGGCAGCACAACCCAGGAACGGAATGGCAGCATTCACCAATACGGTGAGTGAAGTAGAATTCCAGACACATAACGACGGACATGGTAGGACATATCTAGAAGAGATGCCGAAGACAAGCCAGCATTGCACGTGGCAACGGCAGCCACCATTCATTCTCCTTCGCCGAAAGTAACGACAGCCACATGACGGCTATGTCTATAGCCTCCGACCAGAAGCAATatgagggaaggaagagctggGAGGATAATGTTGCCTACCTGTCCGTATCTCTGAATCCCGATAATGGAGAAACACTGCGCGCGTTCGAAGGTTCATGATTAtgctggggttggtgggttCGACCTTCTCTAACAGTCTCTTGCGACAACCAGCTGTGCGCCCCTGAGCTCTCCGAGCTGCGCCGCCCTCCGGATTGATCACTGTTTCGATGCGACATGCTTCTGACTTATGAACAGTTGTTTAAAGAGGGGACGtggcgaaaaagaaaacggaCTGTCACCTGGAGCGGTTGCCGAAGAGGGAAatagggggaaggagggaaagcATTAATGAGATCGAAATCGAATTTATGGTGACAAAAAAGCGAGGGAGTTAATTATGAGCTCGTGAAGGTGTCGTGGGAGGAACTGCTGGTAGATCCGATCGGGGGGCTGATCTCGAATGGCGTGGGGATATAGATACTGCGTCGTCGGTATAGgcaaagattatataaactcTAAAAGTAACCCGAAGGTCTCAGCGAAATGTACCACCGGAAAAGGAAGGCTTGCCACAGGCAGTTATCACAGTACGAACAGTATACGATCGTGGCACGGGGTTTAGCGTCGGGCGCGACGGTGTCAAGACGTGCTTCATGTTCTGGAGGGTGAGCGGCAGCGGTCAGGAAACGCCATCGCACATTCTGGGACGAGGACAGCCAGGCCTGCGACAGGCTTCAAGAATGACGGCAGGTGGGGGGTAGGGAGAAAAGGGGGCGGGACGGGAGAGGAACAGAAGGAGTTCAGggaattaataaaagaagagggaagaagaggggggaggaaaggggaaTGAGAGAACGTCAGAAAACCACCAGCATGAACCGGACAGGTGAGGTTCGCGTGGATGGGAGTTTAGGTGGTGGTtaaagtggtggtggtgacggtcGGCGGGAGGAGTGAACCTGCGCAGAGTTGGAAAGGCGTTGAGGCTCTGACCACGAGCAACCCGCTAAACCGgaccgagcagcagcaaaccgcagcagcagtagcagctcCCTCTTGTGGatttttggggagggggagtggtTCAGATTCTGGTGGACCGCTGCTCGGAAGCTACTGTAAGCTCCCTCCCATGAAAAGTCCCCAACTGGTTTGACCGGTGGACATGATGTCAAGATCCGACTGGTCTACTTCTCTGTCGCTCCAAAAGGGTCGTACCGATTGGGACAAAGTCCCGATACCTTAGAGGCTTGAGTTTGCATTTCCGGCAtgaaaaatcttattattaagatttaatcCGCCAGCTCAGATTCACTTTGTGAACCATTTGGGGAGCTTCCAAGGGTCGTTTCCGGGGCATGCATGGTCCGTGAGGATGTCCGTGCTTCAACAGGATACATACACTACGGCAGATAATCACAACTAGCTTGTGATGCTACCTCTTGTACGGAGCACACAACACCTTTTTGGAAGCCGGAATACCCGGCAAAACTTCCACAGCCCTTGTCCGGCAAGTTTTTAGTCATCCCAAATCCTGACGGTTAAAGCGGCATTGGTTGAATAATGGCTGAGAATTTGAGCAGCTGATGATACTTAGTAAGTTTCAGCTATCTATCCAGACACGCCTTTTACctctctatttttttttttttttcttttttcttttcataaGCGAACGGAGTATCTACGGTCAACACTACCGGGCCTGTCCTACCAATCAGATCTCATGCTATCCCACTCCTGAGCAAGGACTCCTGCACATGAGCGATTGTGGCGTTCCGTTGATCGCCAGATCATTGCACCTTTAGCAAGGAGTCTAGGGAGTACCGGAGGCAGCATGCTATTTATTTGCGGTCTGGTCTCTCCAAGTCACTGTCGTTGGAAAGCCGCATTGTACTCGGTACTTTCTAAATATAAGACACCTTACTAGTAATTTTGATGGACCCTAATAATGGCTTGGTGGTCCATGCTCTTTAGGGATATTGTTCCGAATATGCAGCAAATCTTTGATCCTTGAACTGCCCCCACTGGCTCAACCCCACACCATCACTTTCGTTTCTTTTGCGCCCGTCCTTCCCCTTGAGGAGTTTCGAAGTGCTCGCTTAGGTACGAGTTTTCTGCGTAGCCGGTATGGTTGGGGGCACTTTTCTGcgaaagagggggggagcTCCTACGGCCATGGCGGTTTCACTCTGGTTACGAGAGAACCGAATATGTGTGCAACCAAGAACCCTCTGAAACATACTTGCTTGTTTCAGGACTTTTCCTTCTACTATGACACTTTTACCCCTTGTACAAAACGAAGAGGCATGTTCAAGAGCGGTGcaaggtggatggggtggaaaagaggaaaTTAGATATATGTTGACCGACCTGAACGGATGCGGTACAGggttagtaagtagttattGTAAGTAAGTTCGGGCAACACTCATACCCTTTCTAGGTTTGCGGGTGTACAAAACAAATGACACATCCCATATCAGTAAGGTTAACCGAGCTGGCTAATTGCTAAAGATACAGCACTAGCCAGTGACCCTTTTAGAAGGTGGAAAGCAGATTCTCAACACCTGTTCAACAGATTTGCTTTTGTCGTACAGATAAGCGATGTCGAATTGGGGGCCATGGTGTATGGTTCCACTGCCATATTCTTCGCTCGAATTATCGGCTCATAGTATTTTTGCTATCAGACAACCCTCGAATATCCGTTGACATGTAGTGCCCTAGATGTTCACACTGTTTGAAATTTTTTAATCATATATTCAGAGTGGTGCTACTACCCATCTATTAGAAATACCTTGACGGTATCATCGAAGCCCGACTAAAATAttgagaatatatattagcgTCCCGGGGTATTAACATTATCGGGATTTCGGATTCCAGATTTCGCCAATGGCAACAACTGTTCAAGTCTTCAGAATTagtgaatatatatacaaagtaTGCTACTATTGGCCGGACATCTATACTATGGACCGATTGAAAAAGGTACCAACCTGGAGCACTACTACTTTTAGCATGTAGGCAGACATCACAGTTGACCCGCATAATGGGGCGCAGTAGAGACGCATCTCCATGAGGAGATCGGAAGTGCTACGTAGTCGGGTTAATAATTCCGAATGGCACCTGCAGGTCACtgatgaagcagaagcatcTCTCCTGTATTCCATCCAAAATAAAGAGGAATTACTTGATGCCTATGAACGGCTCTACCTGATCTGGAACGATTCCACATCCTACTATGGGCATGGGCATAAGTAAAGTGACAGTTCCCACGGTTGGATGTCCTGGACTGTTCTAGGTCCGCCAGAAGAGAGTGTTCGTTTGGCTCAGTTACTTGTTAGGGTGCGACGATGTCATACTGCCCGAGAACGTAGTTGACGCTCGAGAGTATGGAATTTGATCATACTGTATCTGGTTGAAAGTCAATTTTTTGCGATAGTTCCCCAGAAAACACATATACTTCGCCATCGTCAAGCCACAGCGTCGCTCTGATATCAGCGGCTAAGCGGGGCATGTCAATTAACCATGGTGGTTCTACAATTATCTGTGAACAAGGTTTGGGTAGACAGGGGCTGTGTCACCTGGACACAGTAAGGATAATTGATAGAGAGCAGAATTTTGCTCTACGTGAAGCTGCTTCCCGTGGTGGGTGGAGCGTAAGCATGAATCGGACATGGCAGAGGAGGCCCACGAGAAAATCCTGCAGCAAAGCGGAATGATGTATGCGAGAAAGACTAGCTAATAGCTACTTCTTATAAAAAGAGATATTGTTGGGTTGTGGTTCTAGATCACCAGGGTCCCGATAGTCTGATAGGTGCCgatggaaaaagaggaggctGGGGGTGGAGCGGACGGGCGGTGATCGACTCCCAACTCAGGTGGCGGTTGATGCTATTGTTGGAAAGGGCCTAAACCCGCGCGACCGCCGCTGTCTTGGAGCGGTCGATGGCTGTATAGGACATGATGCAGAGGACGAAATGTCAGAGTGTACTACggggtacggagtacttagGTGCCGTTTAATATGCGAAAGGTGTCAAGTGATGGCCTGTCCTGGTATTGTGGTTTGGACTGACGGGTAGACAGCTTATTGCCTATTCAAGTAAGCAAAGATTACTTTGGTGGAAAGTGGGCGGCGCCTGCCGCTGAGAATGTTAGATCCTTCATTGATACATCTTGTATCAAGAGCAGACAACATTGAAAGCTACTAAACAAAGATGTGAGAGAATTGCTATCAAGCTGATAGGTCCATCCCATTCCTTAGGGATAATACTTTTGCCTATTTTCTCATACTCCACACAGAGAGATCATTCAAACTCATTTCCTTGTGGTCGCATCCTCTACGTAAGGTACAGTCATGGTCGACCGTCCTGAGCCAATCAGTGGGGCGGATGGGGCGGTGATGAGGCCCCATGAGCGACCCGGTGACTGCCCGATCGGGCATAATGGCGATGACGGGCCCGAGATGGAGCAACAGCAAAAGCGAGGAGGCTGGACCAAGAAAACCATCAGTCCGACCTTTCGATGGAGTACGAGGAGTCGGAGCTGTCCACACGGACGGTGAGGATTGCACCTTCCTCCGCAACTAATTTCGCCTGTGCCTTAAATATGATTGCGTCCCTACTCTTGGCTTGTGAATGATGGCTGCCTCGAGTTTGACTcctcactaccaccaccggcacctTCCTGCGCCGTGACTTTGCCGGCCAAAGTGGTATTGCATTAACCTAGTATTGATCCTCAGTACCTGTCCATCCTCCTGTTTAATATCCCTCTCATCCCGATTtcacccctcctctcctccaaacaGAAAGAGACGCAAATACATCACTGGATATTGAACTCTGTCCGCCCTCTCAACCTATACCCTGATTGCAGTTGACGAACCCCATTGAGTGAATCACCGGGATATTTCGTGCCCACCATGAGACTTCCGCTTGTTAGCTCGACAGTCGCTCTTCTTTCCAGCGCCAGCTTAGTGGCAGCGCAGACATACACCAATTGTAACCCACTGAAGAAATGTAAGTGCCCAAAATCGTATGTTTGATGGGCAGGCGCAGCTAATACTTCTAAAGCATGTCCTGCGGATCCCGCACTGGGCAAATCTGCGAGCTATGACTTCACTCAAGGCAGTTCGTCCGACTTTACTGCAACCGGTAGCCCGACCTATGGTGACAATGGTGCCGAGTTCACCGTAGCTCAACAGGGAGATGCGCCATTGATCCAGTCCAACTGGTACATCATGTTTGGGCACGTGGAATACGTGATCAAGGCTGCCCCTGGAACGGGCATTGTCAGCAGTGCCGTTTTGCAGTCCGATGACCTGGATGAGATCGACTGGGAATGGCTTGGAGGGAACGACCAGCTTGTGCAAACCAACTACTTCGGAAAAGGAGATACAAGTAGCTACAATCGTGGAGCTACCCATAATGATCCTGGGAACCACGACGACTTTCACACCTATACTGTGGACTGGACGAGCAAGCAAATCGTCTGGCAGATCGATGGCACAACGGTCAGAGTGCTTACGCCGGATACTGCCGACACGAACCAGtacccccaaacccccatGGTTGTCAAAGTAGGAGTCTGGGCTGGAGGCGATCCCAGTAACCCTCAAGGTACAATCGGTGAGTGTCTAGCCACATGTCCCTGCAGTGCTTGCCACTGGTTTGCAATATGCTAATGTTTGTCTTAGATTGGGCTGGAGGCACGACCGATTACAGCGCCGGACCCTACACAATGTACTTGAAGTCCCTCAAAGTGACGGACTATTCGACTGGCTCGTCATACTCATATGGTGATGAGAGTGGGGACTGGACGTCAATCACTGCCAACGGAGGCCAGGTTAATGGAAACATTGGGGCCGATACAATGACCTCAATTGAGTCAGCACCCACTGTGACGTCGACAGTTGCCAGTATCCCTATCCCTTGGAGCGGCACTCATCGTGAAACATCCAGCTTTGTGACTCCAGATGTCTGGCCTTGGGTTGCGACAGCAACATCGACATCGCTGCCTTCTGGCTGGACATATTCTGGTTCTAGACAAATCCAGCCGCCTAGCGCGGCTTCTGTGAGTGAGCATTTCCCTTAACACCCTTTTATACAAACCTCAGGATCTCACGCTAAATCGGTACTGCTTTTAGTCTTCCTCCCAGTGTATATCAGCCTCCTCGCAATCTCGGCCGGCTTcattctccccctccgtctctAAATCCCGCTCAAGAACTCCAAGTTTGACTGCTTCCTCGACGACTGCTGCTGGACAAACTAGTTCCGCCACTCATGCGGGTAGCTCCACCACGACCAGACATCTCTCTCCTACTTCAACCAATCACGCAGCCCCAAATGTGAATGCTGCGGGAAGACCAAATAGGATTCACATTGGCATGCATGTGATATGTGTGCTTATTAGCACAGTGATCATGCTCTGATACGCTGCGCAACGACCGTTGAAAAATTGATCAGGTCTATACATTACCAGCACCGCTACTCGACGACAGTTATGACAGTTATGCATACGACACGACGACTACTATAACACGACATCACGACGAAGTGTATATGAGTGATTGgcccctttccttcttcctcgtttATGATAGAGATCTTCATGAGCTATGTACAGCATAGGGTTGGCGTTGAATCACGAAAGAGGCGAGTCAGACGAGCTCGCTAATTGCACCACGTGCTGTGGCTTTATTGGATCAATTGGCGTTGGTAGCTcctaattaataatattggCTTTTGTTAAAACCATCGTTGTGTTTTGTAGCCCATTCTAATCGTGATGTTGAGAGTTCTGGAGAttttgctgaagaagaagaggataaATGATAACAACAGGGCTTGATCAGACATTACTGAGCTGGTCGGCTGACAACAAGTATCTTCCCCCATGGGAGCAGTGAACTTCCCAAATATACTAGGTCACTTCGTAAGTCGTTTGACCGCAGACCTACCTCATGTTGTCCCGAAATTTCCATTGGAGACGCTACCGCAATAGAATACGGACGGGCCAAATAACTTACCAATTACAGAACCTACTGTAGATATTCAGATGGCCTACATCGACACCCTGACCAGGTGGCACTCATATAATAGTATCTGGCTGAAAGGGGGAAGAATAAAGTTAGCGACTGCAGCATGGCAATGTCAAGAATGAGAATCTTAACCTACAATCGGATTGGTTTAGATCACGATGAAGCAGTCGGGGAACGGGCAGCTCAAGCAAGTTAGCTTACgatgaatataaatagacGCCAAAGAAGGAtacataataaaaataactaagcCAAGTGAAGACGGATGAGAGTCCAATAGTCCGTAAACAGATACCCAACATTATTACAACCACACAACACAGAAAAGAAGCACAGACTACCGTAACATTCATCTTGGCCCATAACATCACTCAAAAACACAATTCAACTCACACCCCGGATTCAAGGTGATTTCAAACCTCAACATCGGATCCTCGACCTTGTCCTTCCCTGCTGGTGGCACAGCCGTCAGTGACTCGTAAACCTGCAAGATCCTTACAACGGTATATCCCATCTCGATCATCGCGAACTGCTGTCCCAAACAGATCCTAGGCCCACCATTAAATGGGACGAAATACCACGGTTTCGGCACCCAAtcacccatccatctctcGGGGATCCACTTTCCAGGGTCGAAATAGTTCTTATTACTTCCAGGGGATGGGTAATGCGCTGGATCCCTCTGCATCATCATAGTCGAGTAGATCACGCGAGTGTC
The window above is part of the Aspergillus luchuensis IFO 4308 DNA, chromosome 8, nearly complete sequence genome. Proteins encoded here:
- a CDS encoding uncharacterized protein (CAZy:GH16;~COG:G;~EggNog:ENOG410PFK0;~InterPro:IPR000757,IPR013320,IPR017168;~PFAM:PF00722;~SECRETED:SignalP(1-21);~go_component: GO:0005618 - cell wall [Evidence IEA];~go_function: GO:0004553 - hydrolase activity, hydrolyzing O-glycosyl compounds [Evidence IEA];~go_function: GO:0016798 - hydrolase activity, acting on glycosyl bonds [Evidence IEA];~go_process: GO:0005975 - carbohydrate metabolic process [Evidence IEA];~go_process: GO:0071555 - cell wall organization [Evidence IEA]) produces the protein MRLPLVSSTVALLSSASLVAAQTYTNCNPLKKSCPADPALGKSASYDFTQGSSSDFTATGSPTYGDNGAEFTVAQQGDAPLIQSNWYIMFGHVEYVIKAAPGTGIVSSAVLQSDDLDEIDWEWLGGNDQLVQTNYFGKGDTSSYNRGATHNDPGNHDDFHTYTVDWTSKQIVWQIDGTTVRVLTPDTADTNQYPQTPMVVKVGVWAGGDPSNPQGTIDWAGGTTDYSAGPYTMYLKSLKVTDYSTGSSYSYGDESGDWTSITANGGQVNGNIGADTMTSIESAPTVTSTVASIPIPWSGTHRETSSFVTPDVWPWVATATSTSLPSGWTYSGSRQIQPPSAASSSSQCISASSQSRPASFSPSVSKSRSRTPSLTASSTTAAGQTSSATHAGSSTTTRHLSPTSTNHAAPNVNAAGRPNRIHIGMHVICVLISTVIML